The following are encoded together in the Parabacteroides chongii genome:
- a CDS encoding TonB-dependent receptor → MSINSNAQNVTIKIASGNITVGQFLKAIEEQTEYLVVYSNREIETERVANIKAGTNKVTELLSNVFKNTDVKYEFENNYIILSKQSKGTQPSILQQSQKKITGTVSDPNGDPIIGANVVEKGTTNGTITDLDGKFSLSLPANATLLISYIGYTSQEVPIGNQTSVSIQLQESMGKLDEVIVVGYGTQRKSSMTAAVTNVNTKELQNIPRPSIYSALQGRVAGLTINESSGEPDKAASLLIRGLGTIDGGTEPLILIDGSPSGTLSHLSTFDIESISVLKDAAASAIYGARAANGVILVTTKQGRIDDDKPMIQFDSYVGLQTLAQFPKTLSAYEYATLVNEVHRNDGKSNVYSDTDLEMFKNGQTDDFHGNTNWKDRTLLKVAPIFTNHLSVSGNGKLGRYYVSGEYVDQKGMVRKIDNYDRMNLRANITSDITKKIQFQFMSNYIRTHKDNGGLSGTFSNVLAASSTAQEKYSDGNWGSMIFADGRYLWDTGNPVKSINEYGPVETYWNTLNTMASLQYQPISGLTLKAMGSYRYSWSDSQSYSRSWTSWDPLKQEIAQSGPASLQENWDKEMKYDLQLTATYEKTIHDHFFKILGGYSQENLRSDFIKGYRKNFINDSLWELNAGDASTQTNEGEADQWSFVSFFGRANYTFMNKYLFEANLRYDGSSRFAPGKQWGLFPSFSLGWNISKESFLSKYDFIDNLKVRLSWGQLGNAEKVGLYLWFPGVESGAYYNFDDKLVFGTRPAKFANKDLTWETTTSYNLGLDGSFLNGKYTFEIDLWKKNTDDVLLTVPISTTIGAPDANLTVNAGKIGSHGFDLSVGTNGNFTKDLTYSARFSLTGWNSWVIDLKDRATAFSTEYRPGEELGNYYGYECLGIINDEKTLDEYKKLENVAPQIALGDLMYKDQNGDGRLDYLDNVKLGNWNTKNSFGLNLGLGYKGFDLQVFFQGAFNVDKQISGNTRTSFHNFWSPDANQLDRWTEENRNADALYPRLRKEYSHNTDPMSSFWVKSASYIKLKNLQIGYNFPQSFTSKIRVKTLRLYVSGTNLFTIAPDFLDGYDPEGDMKPDIYPTLRVYSIGLNVNF, encoded by the coding sequence ATGTCCATAAACTCTAATGCACAAAATGTTACAATAAAGATTGCATCAGGGAATATCACCGTCGGACAATTTCTGAAAGCGATAGAAGAACAGACTGAGTACCTGGTTGTATACAGCAACCGGGAAATCGAAACAGAGAGAGTCGCAAATATAAAAGCCGGGACCAATAAAGTCACAGAGCTTTTAAGTAATGTTTTTAAAAATACAGATGTAAAATATGAATTTGAAAACAACTACATCATCTTGTCGAAACAGAGTAAAGGAACGCAACCCTCAATTCTGCAGCAATCCCAAAAGAAAATAACAGGAACCGTCAGCGATCCGAACGGTGATCCGATTATCGGAGCAAATGTCGTAGAAAAAGGTACTACTAACGGGACAATAACAGACCTGGACGGTAAATTCTCTCTTTCCCTACCAGCTAACGCAACACTTCTAATCTCCTATATCGGATATACATCGCAGGAAGTCCCCATCGGCAACCAAACATCAGTCTCTATTCAACTGCAGGAAAGCATGGGTAAGCTTGATGAAGTTATCGTTGTAGGTTATGGAACCCAACGAAAATCCAGTATGACTGCCGCTGTGACCAATGTCAATACCAAGGAATTGCAAAATATTCCGCGCCCAAGTATCTATTCAGCACTACAAGGACGAGTTGCGGGTTTGACCATCAATGAAAGTTCCGGTGAACCGGATAAGGCAGCCTCTCTGTTGATCCGCGGATTGGGAACAATCGATGGAGGAACCGAACCTCTAATTCTTATAGACGGCAGCCCATCAGGAACCCTGTCGCATCTGTCGACTTTCGATATCGAGTCAATCTCCGTGTTGAAGGATGCAGCTGCTTCTGCCATCTATGGAGCCAGAGCTGCCAACGGTGTTATTCTGGTAACCACCAAACAAGGACGTATCGATGATGACAAGCCGATGATCCAGTTCGACAGTTACGTCGGTCTCCAAACACTGGCACAATTTCCAAAGACACTGAGTGCTTACGAATACGCCACCCTGGTCAATGAAGTACACCGGAATGACGGTAAAAGTAATGTCTATAGTGACACAGACCTGGAAATGTTCAAGAATGGACAGACAGACGACTTCCACGGGAATACAAACTGGAAAGACCGTACTTTACTGAAAGTTGCCCCGATCTTTACCAACCATCTAAGTGTTAGTGGTAACGGAAAACTAGGTCGTTATTATGTCTCCGGCGAATATGTCGATCAAAAAGGGATGGTCCGTAAAATAGACAATTACGACCGTATGAACCTGCGTGCCAACATCACCAGCGACATTACCAAGAAAATACAATTCCAGTTCATGTCGAACTATATCCGTACCCATAAAGATAACGGAGGTCTGTCGGGAACATTTTCAAATGTATTGGCTGCATCCAGCACAGCACAGGAAAAATATTCCGACGGAAATTGGGGAAGCATGATCTTTGCAGACGGACGTTACCTTTGGGATACCGGTAACCCGGTAAAAAGTATCAATGAATATGGTCCGGTAGAAACCTACTGGAACACATTGAACACAATGGCCAGCCTGCAATACCAGCCCATAAGCGGTCTGACGCTCAAAGCGATGGGAAGTTACCGCTATTCATGGTCGGACAGCCAGAGCTACAGCCGTAGCTGGACCTCTTGGGACCCGTTAAAACAGGAGATAGCCCAGTCAGGACCAGCCTCTTTACAGGAGAACTGGGATAAAGAAATGAAATACGATCTGCAATTAACAGCAACGTATGAAAAGACGATTCATGACCATTTCTTCAAAATACTGGGAGGTTACTCACAGGAGAACTTGCGCAGCGACTTTATAAAAGGCTATAGAAAGAATTTTATCAATGATTCTCTATGGGAACTGAATGCCGGCGACGCTTCTACCCAAACCAATGAAGGTGAAGCCGACCAATGGTCGTTCGTCTCTTTCTTCGGTCGTGCCAATTATACTTTTATGAACAAATATCTGTTCGAAGCGAACCTGCGTTACGACGGTTCTTCCCGTTTCGCACCAGGCAAACAATGGGGATTATTCCCTTCTTTCTCTCTAGGATGGAATATCAGTAAGGAAAGTTTCCTGAGTAAATACGACTTTATCGACAATCTGAAAGTCCGTCTTTCATGGGGACAGTTAGGTAACGCAGAGAAAGTAGGACTGTACCTATGGTTCCCTGGCGTTGAATCCGGAGCTTATTACAATTTCGACGATAAACTGGTATTTGGAACCCGACCAGCAAAATTTGCCAACAAAGATTTGACCTGGGAAACGACCACTTCCTACAATCTAGGCTTGGACGGTAGCTTCCTAAACGGTAAATATACGTTTGAAATCGACTTATGGAAGAAAAATACAGACGATGTATTACTAACAGTCCCTATTTCCACAACGATCGGTGCACCGGATGCTAACCTAACGGTCAACGCCGGCAAGATAGGCAGTCACGGATTTGATTTATCAGTCGGAACAAACGGTAATTTCACGAAAGACCTCACCTACAGCGCCCGCTTCTCACTGACAGGCTGGAACAGCTGGGTGATCGACCTGAAAGACCGTGCAACCGCATTCAGTACGGAATATCGTCCAGGCGAGGAACTCGGTAACTATTACGGATACGAGTGTCTCGGTATCATCAACGACGAAAAAACACTGGACGAATACAAAAAACTGGAAAACGTAGCTCCGCAGATAGCCCTTGGAGACCTGATGTATAAAGATCAGAACGGAGACGGTCGACTGGATTACCTGGATAACGTAAAACTAGGCAACTGGAATACAAAGAACAGTTTCGGTTTGAATCTTGGACTCGGCTATAAAGGATTCGACCTGCAAGTATTCTTCCAGGGAGCCTTTAATGTGGATAAACAGATATCCGGCAATACCCGAACCTCTTTCCACAATTTCTGGTCGCCTGATGCCAACCAGCTGGATCGCTGGACGGAAGAGAATCGGAATGCAGATGCCCTGTACCCTCGTTTACGGAAAGAATACAGCCACAACACCGATCCGATGTCAAGCTTTTGGGTAAAGAGTGCATCTTATATAAAGTTGAAAAACTTACAGATCGGATATAACTTCCCGCAATCTTTCACCTCTAAAATACGGGTAAAGACATTGCGCCTGTATGTATCAGGTACCAACCTGTTTACCATTGCTCCCGATTTTCTAGACGGATACGATCCGGAAGGAGATATGAAACCGGATATCTATCCGACTCTGAGAGTTTATTCGATAGGACTTAATGTTAATTTCTAA
- a CDS encoding RagB/SusD family nutrient uptake outer membrane protein, whose translation MKRLFLFFFVILLASCDDFLNKGPLTTLSESSYWQKGSDAEYAVNGLYECFYELDGSGEFKPGGAPYMDLCTDLMYLKAPWEFGFNAFNTGTLTADNGWVADFWKKKYKFIRNCNFFFENVEKVKDQLAEKTYNDYCGQARVIRAFLYLRLVQGFGDVPLITQTLSADEWPARDATDQIMEFIINELDKAISELPEEQSDGAHGRIDKYVAYAYKARAAMHYAGFYGKQDYYQVAADALKEIVKSGKYELFKKDADPVENFTQIFWAANEGTDNKEVIFSYQFMKDKHPNNISTSFAGPGWKGQQAQQNYIDMYECKHGFQAHGISFKEMNEYRNTKMQRSPLEGKCPDYDPQQEFKDRDPRLNATFFNANIYKDDNGVLQKPGEYWAAANRSFAPDWENDCYFFKKLVDPTNFNPVYYYGNSDNNYPLVRYSDMLLLYAEALNETGKTAEAVKYVNMVRERVDMPAIACSDKNEMLEIIKHERKIELMAEHVLVWDYKRWHEYERTMPYGAEFYGYRRETFGQESILMQTKYLTYPQYYLWPIPAVELRNNKNMTQNTGW comes from the coding sequence ATGAAAAGATTATTTTTATTCTTCTTCGTTATATTGCTGGCTTCCTGCGACGATTTTCTGAACAAAGGGCCTCTTACTACTTTGTCTGAATCATCTTACTGGCAAAAAGGAAGTGATGCCGAATATGCCGTAAATGGTTTATACGAATGCTTTTATGAGCTTGACGGAAGCGGGGAATTTAAACCCGGAGGTGCTCCCTACATGGATTTATGTACGGATCTGATGTACTTGAAAGCTCCCTGGGAGTTCGGCTTTAATGCATTCAATACCGGAACACTGACAGCTGACAATGGTTGGGTGGCCGATTTTTGGAAAAAGAAATACAAATTCATCCGTAACTGCAACTTCTTCTTTGAGAATGTAGAAAAAGTAAAAGACCAGCTGGCAGAGAAGACATACAACGATTATTGTGGTCAGGCACGCGTCATACGTGCATTCCTGTATCTTCGTCTCGTACAAGGTTTCGGCGATGTCCCGCTGATCACCCAAACACTTTCTGCCGACGAATGGCCGGCACGGGATGCAACCGACCAGATCATGGAGTTTATCATCAATGAACTGGACAAGGCTATCAGCGAATTACCGGAAGAACAGTCGGACGGAGCCCACGGACGTATTGATAAATATGTTGCCTACGCCTATAAAGCCAGAGCCGCCATGCATTACGCCGGATTTTATGGAAAGCAAGACTATTATCAGGTTGCCGCCGATGCTTTAAAGGAAATTGTTAAAAGCGGTAAATACGAACTTTTCAAGAAAGATGCGGACCCGGTAGAGAACTTTACCCAGATATTTTGGGCAGCCAATGAAGGAACGGATAACAAGGAAGTCATTTTCTCTTACCAGTTCATGAAAGACAAACATCCCAACAATATCAGTACCTCATTTGCCGGACCTGGCTGGAAAGGTCAGCAGGCACAACAGAATTACATCGATATGTATGAATGTAAACATGGCTTCCAGGCACATGGTATCAGTTTCAAGGAGATGAACGAATACAGGAATACCAAAATGCAGAGAAGTCCGCTGGAAGGTAAATGTCCGGACTATGACCCTCAACAGGAATTTAAGGACAGAGATCCGCGCCTCAATGCGACTTTCTTCAATGCCAATATCTATAAAGACGATAACGGGGTTTTACAAAAGCCCGGTGAATATTGGGCAGCTGCCAACCGTAGCTTTGCTCCCGACTGGGAAAACGACTGTTATTTCTTTAAAAAGCTGGTAGACCCGACAAATTTCAACCCGGTTTACTATTACGGAAACAGCGACAACAACTACCCGCTCGTACGCTATTCCGACATGCTCCTGCTATATGCCGAAGCACTGAATGAAACCGGCAAAACGGCTGAAGCCGTCAAATATGTCAATATGGTCAGAGAAAGAGTCGACATGCCTGCCATCGCCTGCTCCGATAAAAACGAGATGCTGGAGATCATCAAGCATGAGCGGAAAATCGAGCTGATGGCCGAACATGTACTGGTATGGGATTACAAACGCTGGCATGAATATGAGCGGACAATGCCGTATGGTGCTGAATTTTACGGATATCGCCGTGAAACATTCGGACAGGAATCGATCCTGATGCAGACAAAATATCTTACTTATCCGCAATATTACCTGTGGCCGATCCCCGCAGTCGAATTACGGAATAACAAGAATATGACACAGAATACAGGTTGGTAA
- a CDS encoding right-handed parallel beta-helix repeat-containing protein has protein sequence MKLKFLWFLLISLATIPASAQEVIPITRFGAIPNSQTDVMPAVKQALEYCKDKSDIVISFPEGRYDFWPTRYADKTDSIGFDLQKMNDLTIDGNGSEFIFHGWMEIAHVDSCSNILFKNFSVDWDRPLISQAEITKSTDTYLDVKIDRKSYPYVIENKKILFLGEGWKLPVLNVYNNLYDKTNKEIVYNSWDSPLGNIFEQEAEELGGGIVRFHGKTPMKPESGTFVSLFHARYAIVGFHIRNSRDIVLKDLQIYHCLSHGVLGERTENITMDNASMMVNDAKGRVFSIIADASHFVNCKGVIKVENCAHTGQGDDFINVHGRSVIIMNIPDEKTIEVKTDGRYTTPNDEMWFIKHETAQREEVRIVESITPIKEDGKVTGFQISFTQPIPKGIQVGDFTENKTWAAGLELRNCKILKRHRARGILVTTPKEVIIENNYFRSAGTAILIEGDMDYWYESGANNNMQIRNNVFEDCLTSGNAHGSRGEWGEAVITITPSHKPQDAQAEPYHKNIYIRDNVFKVFDAPLVRARSVRNLSFTGNEIIKTYTYKPYAWQQSAFLLDGCRNVVIKDNKIDKAYTTRDILIEHMKKSDVKVAKKELFNIDFLKDINTYHLW, from the coding sequence ATGAAACTCAAATTCTTATGGTTCCTCCTGATCAGTTTGGCCACCATCCCGGCATCAGCACAGGAAGTAATACCAATCACTCGTTTCGGTGCGATACCAAACTCACAGACCGATGTAATGCCTGCCGTAAAACAGGCGTTGGAATACTGTAAAGATAAATCAGACATAGTCATCAGCTTTCCCGAAGGACGCTATGATTTCTGGCCTACCCGCTATGCAGACAAGACTGACAGTATCGGATTCGACCTGCAAAAGATGAATGACCTGACAATAGACGGGAATGGTTCAGAGTTCATATTCCACGGCTGGATGGAAATAGCCCATGTCGACTCCTGTTCCAATATCCTATTCAAAAACTTCTCGGTCGACTGGGACAGGCCACTGATATCCCAAGCGGAAATTACTAAGTCGACAGATACATATCTAGATGTAAAAATAGACCGAAAAAGCTATCCTTATGTGATCGAAAACAAAAAAATTCTTTTCCTCGGCGAAGGCTGGAAGCTTCCGGTTCTGAACGTATACAATAATCTATACGACAAAACAAACAAAGAGATCGTCTACAATAGTTGGGATAGCCCGCTTGGTAATATATTCGAACAGGAAGCCGAAGAACTGGGGGGAGGAATCGTACGCTTTCACGGGAAAACACCTATGAAACCCGAAAGTGGTACCTTCGTTTCCCTGTTTCATGCCCGTTACGCCATCGTCGGATTCCATATTCGGAACAGCCGGGACATTGTCTTGAAAGACCTTCAGATTTATCATTGTCTGAGCCACGGCGTATTGGGAGAACGGACGGAAAATATTACAATGGATAATGCCTCCATGATGGTAAACGATGCCAAAGGTCGTGTATTCAGCATTATTGCTGACGCTTCACACTTCGTCAACTGTAAGGGAGTTATTAAAGTGGAGAATTGTGCACATACCGGGCAGGGAGACGACTTTATCAACGTGCATGGCCGTAGTGTCATTATCATGAACATTCCAGATGAAAAGACAATCGAAGTAAAAACAGACGGACGATATACCACCCCGAACGATGAGATGTGGTTTATTAAACACGAAACAGCCCAACGGGAAGAAGTCCGTATCGTAGAATCCATCACCCCGATCAAAGAAGACGGTAAAGTCACCGGCTTTCAGATTTCGTTTACCCAACCTATTCCAAAAGGTATCCAGGTTGGTGACTTCACGGAGAATAAAACCTGGGCAGCAGGTCTGGAGTTAAGGAACTGCAAAATACTAAAACGACACCGGGCAAGAGGGATTCTCGTAACGACACCGAAAGAAGTCATTATAGAGAACAACTACTTCCGCAGTGCAGGAACAGCTATTCTTATTGAAGGTGACATGGATTATTGGTACGAATCGGGAGCAAACAACAATATGCAGATACGAAACAATGTATTCGAAGACTGCCTCACTTCCGGAAATGCTCACGGAAGCCGTGGCGAATGGGGGGAAGCGGTTATTACCATCACACCTTCCCATAAACCGCAAGATGCCCAAGCCGAACCGTATCATAAGAACATTTACATCCGGGATAATGTCTTTAAGGTCTTCGACGCACCGCTCGTACGTGCTCGTTCCGTAAGAAATCTTTCATTCACCGGCAATGAAATCATAAAGACATATACTTACAAGCCCTACGCTTGGCAACAATCCGCTTTCCTGCTGGATGGTTGCCGGAATGTCGTCATCAAAGACAACAAAATAGATAAAGCGTACACCACCCGGGATATACTGATCGAACATATGAAGAAATCAGATGTAAAAGTAGCAAAGAAAGAACTCTTCAACATCGATTTTCTGAAAGATATTAATACCTATCATCTCTGGTAG
- a CDS encoding DUF5018-related domain-containing protein, whose amino-acid sequence MKIFKYIIMLFLIVVGTSCDKTDLYAYPSSDSNKTDITAFSLLNEKGENVVIESKIDSETGTITVKATPGTSLNRLVPRAAVSEGVVIEPIMGTYTDFSSPVSYTLIAGNRTTKQTWTISVSF is encoded by the coding sequence ATGAAAATCTTCAAGTATATAATCATGCTATTCCTTATTGTCGTGGGCACATCATGCGACAAAACAGATTTGTATGCATATCCTTCCAGCGACAGTAACAAGACTGATATCACCGCTTTCAGTTTATTGAATGAAAAAGGGGAAAACGTAGTCATAGAAAGTAAAATAGACAGCGAAACCGGTACCATCACCGTCAAGGCAACTCCGGGAACAAGCCTAAACAGGCTCGTTCCTCGCGCCGCCGTTTCAGAAGGTGTTGTGATCGAGCCGATCATGGGAACCTACACAGATTTTTCCAGTCCGGTAAGCTACACGCTCATAGCCGGAAACCGTACTACCAAACAGACCTGGACAATATCGGTTTCTTTCTGA